A portion of the Coraliomargarita parva genome contains these proteins:
- a CDS encoding sodium ion-translocating decarboxylase subunit beta has product MLETFHNLYVNTGFSHIGWQMLVMWVVVATLLYLAVYKKFEPLLLVPIAFGALLANLPTEGIMEGLEFAGQTYSFKEDGTGGLFYYFFQGIHLELFPPIIFMGVGALTDFGPLIANPRTFLLGGAAQFGVFGVFIAASLMKYIGIHYGLQEAGAISIIGGADGPTSIFLANKLAPHLIGAIAVSAYSYMALVPVIQPPIMRFLTTKEERRIRMKSLRKVSKLEKLIFALVIMMLCVILVPPASPLMFMLFLGNFMRESGVVDRLSKSAQNEIINIVTVFLGTSVGITMNGKYFLTAQTLGILALGVIAFALATASGIWMAKLMNLFSKNKINPLIGSAGVSAVPMAARVSQVEGQKEDSSNFLLMHAMGPNVAGVIGTALVAGFFMTMLG; this is encoded by the coding sequence ATGCTCGAAACATTTCATAATCTCTATGTGAATACAGGTTTCAGTCACATCGGCTGGCAAATGCTGGTCATGTGGGTCGTCGTGGCGACGCTCCTGTATCTCGCAGTCTACAAGAAATTCGAACCGCTGCTTCTGGTCCCGATTGCCTTTGGCGCGCTTCTGGCGAACTTGCCGACCGAAGGGATTATGGAGGGCTTGGAGTTTGCCGGCCAGACCTACAGCTTCAAGGAAGACGGTACTGGCGGCTTGTTTTATTACTTCTTCCAGGGCATCCATCTGGAGCTCTTCCCGCCCATCATTTTCATGGGTGTGGGAGCGTTGACCGACTTTGGTCCGCTGATTGCGAATCCGCGCACGTTCCTGCTCGGAGGGGCTGCCCAGTTCGGTGTCTTCGGCGTGTTCATTGCCGCGTCCCTGATGAAGTACATCGGTATCCACTACGGTTTGCAGGAAGCCGGCGCCATCAGCATCATCGGTGGTGCGGACGGCCCGACGTCGATCTTCCTGGCCAACAAGCTGGCCCCGCACCTGATCGGTGCGATCGCCGTGTCCGCCTACAGCTACATGGCACTGGTGCCGGTGATCCAACCCCCTATCATGCGTTTCCTGACTACGAAGGAAGAGCGCCGTATCCGGATGAAGAGCCTGCGCAAGGTCTCCAAGCTGGAGAAGCTCATCTTCGCCCTGGTCATCATGATGCTGTGCGTGATCCTGGTGCCGCCGGCCTCCCCGCTGATGTTCATGCTCTTCCTGGGCAATTTCATGCGTGAGTCCGGAGTGGTCGACCGTCTGAGCAAGTCGGCACAAAACGAAATTATCAACATCGTGACCGTCTTCCTGGGTACCAGTGTCGGTATTACCATGAACGGGAAGTACTTCCTGACCGCTCAAACTTTGGGCATTCTGGCACTCGGTGTGATCGCATTCGCCTTGGCCACAGCTTCCGGCATTTGGATGGCCAAGCTCATGAATCTCTTTTCCAAGAACAAGATCAACCCGCTGATCGGTTCGGCTGGTGTGAGTGCGGTGCCGATGGCCGCCCGTGTCAGCCAGGTTGAAGGCCAGAAAGAAGACAGCAGCAACTTCCTGCTGATGCACGCCATGGGCCCGAATGTTGCTGGTGTGATTGGTACCGCTCTGGTCGCCGGGTTCTTCATGACCATGCTTGGGTAG
- a CDS encoding cob(I)yrinic acid a,c-diamide adenosyltransferase: MSIATQTGDDGTTALLFNKRVSKTHPRVMTYGRIDELGSALGLCRAHSDDESTKRLILTIQKELISLMGELSTDDADQERYHKHYGRDAINQEKVDRFTELVRMKEETVKFRGWTFAGDTIAEAFFDNARTCCRRSERGVVALKETGAIVRPEIIQYLNRLGDLLWLWGREHA; this comes from the coding sequence ATGAGCATCGCAACCCAAACCGGCGACGACGGAACGACCGCCCTCCTCTTCAACAAACGCGTCTCCAAAACCCACCCGCGGGTCATGACCTACGGGCGCATCGATGAACTGGGCTCCGCCCTGGGCCTCTGCCGCGCCCACTCGGATGACGAGTCGACCAAACGCTTGATCCTGACCATCCAGAAAGAACTCATCAGCCTCATGGGCGAACTCTCCACCGACGATGCGGATCAGGAACGCTACCATAAGCATTATGGCCGTGATGCCATCAACCAAGAGAAAGTCGACCGTTTCACGGAATTGGTCCGGATGAAAGAGGAAACCGTCAAATTCCGGGGATGGACCTTCGCGGGAGATACCATTGCAGAAGCCTTTTTCGACAATGCCCGCACCTGCTGCCGGCGCTCCGAACGCGGCGTCGTCGCACTCAAGGAAACCGGCGCCATCGTACGCCCCGAGATCATCCAATACCTCAACCGTCTGGGTGACCTGCTCTGGCTTTGGGGACGCGAGCACGCGTAG
- a CDS encoding methylmalonyl-CoA mutase family protein: MNTTDKLLEEFTAPSKEEWREAAEKLLKGKPFDKIMKQMTPEGILLEPIFWKDVLDELPAVETLPGTDGYLRGTTAAGYNKEPWEIAQELPYGTPVEFNRAAREDLMRGQNALNIILDIATLKGADPDSAQAGEVGACGVSLACLKDIETAFKDIVPDAVSFHIRTGCAGLSVGALFFAWLEKLGVNKTQVKGSLGMDPVAVHAAAGTLPVKLKELLDEQSVLTRYCVNEAPGIKAIAVSSLPYHQAGGSAVEELGAALATGAFYIEQMVERGLTVDEAASQIRFSFAVGPNFFMEIAKIRAARVLWAKVVAAFGGSAESQKICLHARTGLYNKTQKDPYVNMLRTTTEALSAVIAGVDSLCVGNFDEVMRLPDTFSRRISRNTQVILQEECELTDVVDPAGGSWAIEWLTNQVAEKSWAFFQEIEGKGGIEGALKSGFIQESIAKTAAGMEKLLNSRRMSLVGTNVYPNVGEKKLEPHLPDYAELRNTRAREIAAARLELDEDADTKVMAALGKILESDGDTLVQNLIEAVQTGATIGEITKTVRASIDPEDAVKPLKATRLSAKYEALRNASANFEAKTGKRPMIFLVNLGPLRRHKLRADFTRSFFEAGGFEIISPKGFETPADAVSALNESGAGIAVVCGTDDDYTEKFAEYASALKEALPETRLVLAGYPGDNEEAFRAAGMDDYIFIKSDNYEMNRAYLEGLGVL, encoded by the coding sequence ATGAATACCACAGATAAACTACTCGAAGAGTTCACCGCCCCCTCTAAAGAGGAATGGCGCGAAGCCGCTGAAAAGCTACTGAAGGGTAAGCCGTTTGACAAGATCATGAAGCAGATGACCCCGGAAGGGATCCTGCTGGAGCCGATCTTTTGGAAGGACGTCCTGGATGAATTGCCCGCTGTGGAGACCCTTCCGGGTACAGACGGCTACCTCCGGGGCACCACTGCTGCTGGTTATAATAAGGAACCCTGGGAAATCGCGCAGGAACTTCCTTACGGCACGCCGGTTGAATTCAACCGCGCCGCCCGCGAAGATCTCATGCGCGGCCAGAACGCACTGAACATCATTCTCGATATCGCCACCCTCAAGGGTGCGGATCCGGATTCCGCCCAAGCCGGCGAAGTCGGTGCCTGCGGCGTTTCCCTCGCCTGCCTGAAGGATATCGAAACCGCATTTAAGGACATCGTACCGGACGCCGTCAGCTTCCACATCCGCACCGGCTGTGCAGGCCTGAGCGTTGGCGCACTCTTCTTCGCCTGGCTTGAAAAATTGGGAGTGAACAAGACGCAAGTGAAGGGCAGCCTGGGCATGGATCCGGTCGCCGTGCACGCCGCCGCCGGTACCCTTCCGGTCAAGTTGAAGGAACTTCTGGATGAGCAGTCGGTTCTGACCCGCTACTGTGTCAACGAGGCGCCGGGCATCAAGGCGATCGCAGTTTCCTCACTGCCCTACCACCAAGCCGGCGGCTCCGCCGTTGAGGAACTGGGTGCCGCCCTCGCAACCGGCGCTTTCTACATCGAGCAAATGGTAGAGCGCGGCCTGACCGTCGACGAGGCCGCCAGCCAGATCCGCTTCAGCTTCGCGGTCGGACCGAACTTCTTCATGGAAATCGCCAAGATCCGCGCCGCCCGCGTCCTCTGGGCCAAGGTGGTCGCCGCATTCGGTGGCAGCGCCGAATCCCAGAAGATTTGCCTGCACGCCCGGACCGGTCTTTACAACAAGACGCAGAAGGACCCCTACGTGAACATGCTGCGTACCACGACCGAAGCGCTGAGCGCGGTCATCGCCGGTGTCGACAGCCTCTGTGTGGGCAATTTCGATGAAGTCATGCGTCTGCCCGACACCTTCAGCCGCCGTATTTCCCGCAACACGCAGGTGATCCTGCAGGAAGAATGCGAATTGACCGACGTGGTGGACCCGGCCGGTGGCTCCTGGGCGATCGAATGGCTGACCAACCAAGTCGCCGAGAAATCCTGGGCCTTCTTCCAGGAGATCGAAGGCAAGGGCGGCATCGAAGGCGCCTTGAAGTCCGGCTTCATCCAGGAGAGCATCGCCAAGACCGCTGCCGGAATGGAAAAGCTGCTCAACTCCCGCCGCATGAGCCTGGTCGGCACCAATGTTTACCCGAACGTCGGCGAAAAGAAATTGGAGCCGCACCTTCCGGACTACGCCGAACTGCGCAACACCCGCGCCCGCGAAATCGCGGCAGCCCGGCTGGAGCTCGATGAAGATGCCGACACCAAGGTGATGGCCGCACTCGGCAAGATCCTTGAATCCGACGGCGACACGCTGGTCCAAAACCTGATCGAAGCCGTCCAGACCGGTGCCACTATCGGTGAAATCACCAAGACGGTACGGGCTTCCATCGATCCGGAAGACGCGGTCAAGCCGCTCAAGGCGACCCGCCTCTCTGCGAAATACGAAGCGCTGCGCAATGCATCCGCCAATTTCGAGGCCAAGACCGGCAAGCGTCCGATGATCTTCCTCGTGAACCTCGGCCCGCTTCGCCGCCACAAGCTCCGCGCCGACTTCACCCGCTCCTTCTTCGAAGCCGGCGGCTTCGAAATCATCTCGCCCAAGGGCTTTGAGACCCCGGCGGATGCCGTCAGCGCGCTCAACGAGTCCGGCGCCGGGATCGCAGTGGTTTGCGGAACAGACGACGACTACACCGAGAAGTTCGCCGAGTATGCGAGTGCCCTCAAGGAGGCGCTGCCGGAGACACGACTCGTCCTGGCCGGTTATCCGGGCGACAACGAAGAAGCCTTCCGCGCCGCAGGCATGGACGACTACATCTTCATCAAGTCGGACAACTACGAAATGAACCGCGCCTACCTCGAAGGGCTGGGCGTTCTCTAA
- a CDS encoding biotin/lipoyl-containing protein, translating into MKRLRITVEGKSYDVEVELLDEGTSAPAAPRRASASAGARVAAPVAAPKPAPKAAPAAGGAGAVTSPLAAVVVSIDVNVGDAVSEGQKVVTLEAMKMNTIVSAESAGTVKAILVGAGDGVEEGQALVEIA; encoded by the coding sequence ATGAAACGTCTCAGAATCACTGTTGAAGGCAAATCCTACGATGTCGAAGTCGAACTCCTCGATGAAGGCACTTCCGCTCCGGCTGCTCCGCGCCGTGCCAGCGCCAGCGCCGGTGCCCGCGTCGCCGCTCCGGTGGCTGCACCGAAACCGGCTCCGAAGGCCGCACCTGCCGCAGGTGGCGCCGGTGCCGTGACCAGTCCGCTGGCTGCCGTGGTCGTCTCCATTGATGTCAACGTCGGCGATGCCGTGAGCGAAGGCCAAAAGGTCGTGACTCTCGAAGCCATGAAGATGAACACCATCGTGTCCGCCGAATCCGCCGGCACGGTCAAGGCTATCCTTGTGGGCGCCGGTGACGGTGTCGAAGAAGGCCAGGCCCTGGTCGAAATCGCTTAA
- a CDS encoding OadG family transporter subunit, producing the protein MTSFINILAQVEAVPEAAQASHGVTEIVVVGFCFVLGVLAVFTTLTSVIGSIFARSAANAAKKAQQAAEANAAAAQAAAPAPVPAAAAEEDETVLFAVIAAAVHSVYGDRAHRVVSIHSAGPGWAQEGRRQIFSSHRVR; encoded by the coding sequence ATGACTTCATTCATCAACATACTCGCTCAAGTCGAAGCGGTGCCGGAAGCGGCGCAAGCTTCGCATGGCGTGACCGAGATCGTGGTCGTAGGCTTTTGCTTCGTACTGGGGGTCTTGGCGGTGTTCACCACCCTGACTTCGGTGATTGGCAGCATCTTTGCGCGTAGCGCAGCCAACGCTGCCAAGAAGGCACAGCAAGCGGCTGAAGCCAATGCCGCTGCGGCTCAAGCCGCCGCCCCGGCTCCGGTTCCGGCTGCTGCCGCCGAGGAGGACGAAACCGTGCTCTTCGCGGTGATCGCCGCAGCGGTGCATTCCGTCTATGGCGACCGGGCCCATCGCGTGGTTTCCATTCACTCGGCCGGTCCCGGCTGGGCTCAGGAAGGCCGCCGCCAAATCTTCTCATCTCACCGCGTCCGTTAA
- the mce gene encoding methylmalonyl-CoA epimerase: MIQQIDHLGIAVRNLDESIEYYEKALGLHCHGKEEVASQKVKTAFFEAGDVHIELLEPTSEDSPIAKFLEKNGEGIHHIAFRTDDIEGQLKHAQDSGVRVIHEVPFEGAANKMVAFLHPKSTHGVLTEFCMEKK, from the coding sequence ATGATTCAGCAAATTGACCATCTCGGCATTGCCGTTCGCAACCTCGACGAGTCGATCGAGTATTATGAAAAAGCCCTCGGTTTGCACTGCCACGGAAAGGAAGAAGTGGCCTCCCAGAAGGTGAAAACAGCCTTCTTTGAAGCGGGTGATGTGCACATTGAGTTGCTGGAGCCCACCTCGGAGGATAGCCCGATCGCCAAGTTTCTTGAAAAGAACGGCGAGGGGATCCACCACATCGCGTTCCGTACGGACGACATCGAAGGGCAACTGAAGCACGCGCAGGACTCTGGTGTCCGCGTGATTCATGAGGTGCCGTTTGAGGGCGCTGCAAATAAAATGGTGGCTTTTCTTCATCCGAAGTCGACCCATGGGGTGCTGACTGAGTTTTGCATGGAGAAGAAGTAA
- a CDS encoding acyl-CoA carboxylase subunit beta, whose translation MAIDPKLLEELRERQATARKAGGEDKLAKRREKGMMGARERLETFFQPGTFQEFGMHAEHTCTRFGMDKKKLPYDGVVCGTGLVDGRPVAAYAQDFTVSGGSLGRIHAKKICDLMDFAHESGMPVVGVSDSGGARIQEGVDSLSGYGQVFFKNVLLSGVVPQIAVIAGPTAGGAAYSPALTDFLIMTRDNSNMFICGPDVIKAATGETAQLEQFASAAAHASISGNIHLVADDDKHAMELTAKLLSFLPSNNIGDPPHVLTDLDLSDDPVMNELVPGSPKEPLDVMAVIDRLVDDGDFFEIMPDFARSLVVGFGRIEGVVVGIVANNPMVKAGTLDIDSSDKGARFIRTCNIYNIPIVTLVDVPGFMPGLAQEQGGIIRHGAKMLFAYAAATVPKITMIMRKAYGGAYLAMCSADLGADMVFAWPTAEIAVMGAEGAVRVLFRKDLKEAEDPKAKAAEIAEQYRNEFASPYQAAANAMITDVIEPSKTRASIALALRNTLSKRDTRPPKKHGNIPL comes from the coding sequence ATGGCTATCGACCCAAAACTACTAGAAGAGCTGAGAGAGCGCCAAGCCACCGCCCGCAAGGCCGGCGGTGAGGACAAGCTCGCGAAACGCCGCGAGAAGGGCATGATGGGCGCTCGTGAGCGCCTGGAGACCTTCTTCCAACCGGGCACCTTCCAGGAGTTCGGCATGCACGCCGAACACACCTGCACACGCTTCGGCATGGACAAGAAGAAGCTGCCCTACGACGGGGTGGTGTGTGGCACGGGTCTGGTCGACGGCCGTCCGGTGGCAGCTTACGCACAAGACTTTACCGTGAGCGGTGGTTCGCTTGGCCGTATCCATGCCAAGAAAATTTGCGACCTGATGGACTTCGCCCACGAGTCGGGGATGCCGGTTGTCGGTGTCAGTGACTCCGGCGGTGCCCGTATTCAGGAAGGGGTCGACTCCCTGAGTGGCTACGGCCAGGTCTTCTTCAAGAATGTGCTTCTTTCCGGTGTGGTCCCGCAAATCGCGGTGATCGCGGGTCCGACAGCAGGTGGCGCGGCTTACTCGCCGGCCCTGACGGACTTCCTGATCATGACCCGGGACAATTCGAACATGTTCATCTGTGGTCCGGACGTCATTAAGGCGGCAACGGGTGAAACCGCCCAGTTGGAACAATTCGCCTCGGCCGCCGCCCACGCCAGCATTTCGGGCAACATCCACCTCGTGGCGGATGACGACAAGCACGCCATGGAGCTGACCGCGAAGTTGCTTTCCTTCCTCCCGAGCAACAACATCGGGGATCCCCCTCACGTTTTGACCGATCTGGACCTTTCGGACGACCCGGTCATGAACGAACTGGTTCCGGGCTCTCCCAAGGAGCCGCTGGATGTGATGGCGGTGATCGACCGTTTGGTCGACGATGGTGATTTCTTCGAGATCATGCCGGACTTCGCCCGCAGCCTGGTTGTCGGCTTCGGCCGCATCGAAGGTGTGGTTGTCGGTATCGTGGCCAACAATCCGATGGTCAAGGCCGGTACGCTCGACATCGACAGTTCCGACAAGGGCGCCCGCTTCATCCGGACCTGTAACATCTACAACATTCCGATCGTGACTCTGGTGGACGTTCCCGGCTTCATGCCCGGTCTGGCCCAAGAGCAGGGCGGTATCATCCGCCACGGCGCGAAGATGCTGTTTGCTTACGCAGCCGCAACTGTGCCGAAAATCACCATGATCATGCGCAAGGCCTACGGTGGTGCATACCTGGCCATGTGCTCGGCCGACCTCGGTGCCGACATGGTCTTTGCCTGGCCGACCGCCGAAATCGCCGTGATGGGTGCCGAAGGCGCCGTACGCGTGCTCTTCCGCAAGGATTTGAAGGAAGCCGAAGATCCCAAGGCCAAGGCCGCCGAAATCGCCGAGCAATACCGCAACGAGTTTGCTTCGCCGTATCAGGCAGCCGCCAATGCCATGATCACCGATGTGATCGAGCCGTCCAAGACTCGCGCTTCGATCGCTCTGGCGCTGCGGAACACCCTCAGCAAGCGTGATACACGTCCGCCCAAGAAGCACGGTAACATTCCGCTTTGA
- a CDS encoding succinate CoA transferase, producing MLTATQIPVLSAEEAAAMVGNGDIIGFSGFTPAGAAKEIPTALAKRAVAEHDAGRDFKVGIVTGASTGDSLDGELARANAVLFRTPYQSNAHLRAAINKGEACFFDMHLSMLPQAARYGHLGKFSFAIVEASDVSDDGEITLTTSVGASNTFCTIADKILIELNEYHPAELKGLHDIYEPLDPPHRREIPIYTCRDRIGSTAVKVDPSKIVGIVKTNRPDEVGGFKDPDPTTLKIGENVATFLAKELEEGRIPKEFLPIQSGVGNIANAVLGALGANPKIPPFEMYSEVIQDSVIGLMKSGDITFGSGTSLTVSPDMLKEIYADLDFFKERMVLRPQELSNNPEIVRRLGIITINTAIEVDIFGNVNSTHVMGQNLMNGIGGSGDFTRNAYISIFTCPSIAKGGAISTIVPLVAHLDHSEHSVNVVITEQGIADLRGKDPVGRAREIINKCAHPEYREQLLAYLGDAKNGHTPQTLGKAFAMHQAFMEKKDMRGVEM from the coding sequence ATGTTAACCGCAACACAGATCCCAGTCCTGAGTGCCGAAGAGGCCGCTGCCATGGTCGGCAACGGCGACATTATCGGCTTCAGTGGTTTCACACCCGCCGGCGCCGCCAAGGAAATTCCGACCGCGCTGGCCAAGCGTGCCGTTGCCGAGCACGACGCCGGACGCGACTTCAAGGTCGGCATCGTGACCGGTGCTTCCACCGGTGACAGCCTCGACGGCGAGTTGGCCCGTGCCAATGCCGTGCTGTTCCGCACGCCGTACCAGAGCAACGCGCACCTGCGCGCTGCGATCAACAAGGGGGAAGCCTGCTTCTTCGACATGCACTTGTCGATGCTCCCGCAGGCCGCCCGCTACGGTCACTTGGGCAAGTTCAGCTTCGCGATCGTCGAAGCGTCCGACGTGTCGGACGACGGTGAGATCACCCTCACGACCAGCGTCGGTGCCAGCAACACTTTCTGCACGATCGCCGACAAGATCCTCATTGAGCTGAATGAATACCATCCGGCCGAGCTGAAGGGCCTGCACGACATCTACGAGCCGCTCGATCCCCCGCACCGCCGCGAGATCCCGATCTACACCTGCCGTGACCGCATCGGTTCGACAGCGGTGAAGGTCGATCCCTCCAAGATTGTCGGTATCGTCAAGACCAACCGCCCGGACGAAGTCGGCGGTTTCAAGGATCCGGATCCGACAACCCTTAAAATCGGTGAGAATGTGGCGACTTTCCTGGCCAAGGAGCTGGAGGAGGGACGCATCCCGAAGGAATTCCTTCCGATCCAGTCCGGCGTGGGCAACATCGCCAATGCGGTCCTCGGTGCTCTGGGTGCGAACCCGAAGATTCCGCCCTTCGAAATGTATTCCGAAGTGATCCAGGACAGCGTGATCGGCCTGATGAAGAGTGGTGACATCACCTTCGGTTCCGGCACCTCGCTGACCGTTTCTCCGGACATGCTGAAGGAAATTTATGCCGATCTGGATTTCTTCAAGGAGCGCATGGTCCTGCGTCCCCAGGAGCTTTCCAATAACCCGGAAATCGTCCGCCGCTTAGGTATCATCACGATCAACACCGCGATCGAAGTCGATATTTTCGGCAATGTGAACTCCACCCACGTGATGGGGCAGAACTTGATGAACGGTATCGGTGGTTCCGGTGACTTCACCCGTAACGCCTATATCTCGATCTTCACCTGCCCGTCCATCGCCAAGGGCGGTGCCATCAGCACGATCGTTCCGCTGGTCGCCCACCTCGACCACAGCGAGCACTCGGTCAACGTGGTCATCACCGAACAAGGCATTGCCGACCTGCGCGGCAAGGATCCGGTCGGACGTGCCCGCGAGATCATCAACAAGTGTGCGCATCCGGAGTACCGTGAGCAGCTGCTCGCTTATCTGGGCGATGCAAAGAACGGTCACACCCCGCAAACACTGGGCAAGGCCTTCGCCATGCACCAGGCCTTCATGGAAAAGAAGGACATGCGTGGCGTGGAAATGTAA
- the scpA gene encoding methylmalonyl-CoA mutase: MKPDFTNIAYEAPKPAATRDEWAAQVKAETGKSVDDLVNETMEQIDVNPLYGKDVYADMEHLDFTAGIDPYLRGPYATMYAFRPWTVRQYAGFSTAEESNAFYRRNIAAGQQGLSVAFDLATHRGYDSDHPRVVGDVGKAGVAIDSIEDMKVLFDQIDLSKVSVSMTMNGAVLPVLAFYIQAGIEQGCSLDQLAGTIQNDILKEFMVRNTYIYPPEPSMRIIGDIFEYTSQNMPKFNSISISGYHMQEAGATADLEMGYTLADGLEYLRTGVNAGLSVDAFAPRLSFFWAIGKNFFMEVAKMRAARCLWAKIVKGFDPKNPKSLALRTHSQTSGWSLTEQDPFNNVTRTCIEAFASACGHTQSLHTNALDEAIALPTDFSARIARNTQLFIQEETGMTRFIDPWGGSYYVEALTKELMHKAWGHIQECEQYGGMTKAIEEGIPKLRIEEAAARRQARIDSGKETIVGLNKYRLEKEDPLEILDIDNTAVRESQVARLKSLKAGRDNTAVKIALEAITAAAESGKGNLLALAVDAASKRATLGEISDAVEKVVGRYKAKIRSISGVYSKEYGSTPVMEEVNTLIKKFEEEEGRRPRIMIAKMGQDGHDRGAKVVATGYADLGYDVDIGPLFQTPEETARQAVENDCHVVAMSSLAAGHKTLLPQLIGELTKLGREDIMVVCGGVIPAQDYKYLYENGAKAIFGPGTVIPESAKRILELLLEDA, from the coding sequence ATGAAACCAGACTTCACAAACATCGCATACGAAGCTCCCAAGCCTGCCGCCACCCGTGACGAATGGGCCGCACAGGTCAAGGCCGAGACCGGAAAGTCCGTCGACGATCTGGTCAACGAGACCATGGAGCAAATCGACGTCAACCCGCTCTACGGCAAAGACGTCTACGCGGACATGGAGCACCTCGACTTCACCGCCGGGATTGATCCCTACCTCCGCGGCCCCTACGCCACCATGTATGCCTTCCGTCCCTGGACGGTCCGCCAATACGCCGGCTTCTCCACCGCCGAGGAATCCAACGCCTTCTACCGCCGTAACATCGCGGCTGGCCAGCAAGGCCTCTCCGTCGCCTTCGACCTGGCCACCCACCGCGGCTATGACTCCGACCACCCGCGCGTGGTGGGTGACGTCGGCAAGGCCGGTGTGGCCATCGACTCGATCGAGGACATGAAGGTGCTCTTCGACCAGATCGACCTGTCCAAGGTCTCGGTCTCCATGACGATGAACGGCGCCGTGTTGCCGGTATTGGCTTTCTACATACAAGCCGGTATCGAGCAGGGCTGCTCGCTGGACCAGTTGGCCGGCACCATCCAGAACGACATCCTGAAGGAGTTCATGGTGCGGAACACCTACATCTATCCGCCGGAACCTTCGATGCGCATCATCGGTGACATTTTCGAGTACACCTCGCAGAACATGCCGAAGTTCAACTCGATCTCGATTTCGGGGTACCACATGCAGGAAGCCGGCGCCACCGCCGACCTGGAGATGGGCTACACCCTGGCTGACGGCCTCGAGTACCTGCGCACCGGTGTGAACGCCGGCCTTTCGGTCGACGCCTTCGCCCCCCGCCTCTCCTTCTTCTGGGCCATCGGCAAGAACTTCTTCATGGAAGTGGCCAAGATGCGCGCAGCCCGCTGCCTCTGGGCCAAGATCGTCAAGGGCTTCGACCCGAAGAACCCGAAGTCGCTGGCACTCCGGACCCACTCGCAAACCTCCGGTTGGTCGCTGACCGAACAGGACCCGTTCAACAACGTGACACGGACCTGTATCGAAGCCTTCGCTTCCGCATGCGGCCACACCCAGTCCCTGCACACCAACGCGCTGGACGAAGCGATCGCGCTGCCGACCGACTTCTCCGCCCGTATCGCACGGAATACACAGCTCTTCATCCAGGAAGAAACCGGCATGACCCGTTTCATCGACCCCTGGGGCGGCAGCTACTATGTGGAAGCACTTACCAAGGAGCTCATGCACAAGGCATGGGGCCACATCCAGGAGTGTGAGCAATACGGCGGCATGACCAAGGCGATCGAGGAAGGCATTCCGAAACTTCGCATCGAAGAAGCCGCAGCCCGCCGTCAGGCACGGATCGACTCCGGCAAGGAAACCATCGTCGGCCTCAACAAGTACCGCCTCGAGAAGGAAGACCCGCTGGAAATTCTGGACATCGACAACACCGCCGTCCGCGAATCCCAGGTCGCACGCCTCAAGTCGCTCAAGGCAGGCCGTGACAACACCGCCGTCAAGATCGCACTCGAAGCCATCACCGCTGCCGCGGAAAGCGGCAAGGGCAACCTGCTCGCACTCGCCGTCGACGCCGCCTCCAAGCGTGCCACACTCGGCGAAATCTCCGATGCCGTCGAAAAGGTGGTCGGTCGCTACAAGGCGAAAATCCGCTCGATCAGCGGTGTTTACTCGAAAGAATACGGCAGCACACCCGTCATGGAAGAAGTCAACACACTCATCAAGAAGTTCGAAGAGGAAGAAGGCCGCCGTCCCCGCATCATGATTGCCAAGATGGGCCAGGACGGTCACGACCGCGGCGCCAAGGTGGTTGCCACCGGTTACGCCGACCTGGGCTACGATGTCGACATCGGTCCGCTCTTCCAAACTCCGGAAGAAACCGCCCGGCAAGCCGTGGAAAATGACTGCCACGTGGTCGCCATGTCCTCCCTCGCAGCCGGTCACAAGACCCTGCTGCCGCAACTGATCGGCGAGCTGACAAAGCTCGGCCGTGAGGACATCATGGTGGTCTGCGGAGGTGTCATCCCGGCACAGGACTACAAGTACCTCTACGAAAACGGCGCCAAAGCCATCTTCGGTCCCGGTACGGTCATCCCGGAATCGGCCAAGCGGATCCTTGAGCTGCTGCTCGAAGACGCCTAA